A part of Myxococcus landrumus genomic DNA contains:
- a CDS encoding GGDEF domain-containing response regulator has product MARILLVDDEKIARTLYGDYLTGVGHTVTAVGTLQDARQALAADRFDAVVTDLILPGGDGMEVLRHVRERHPGVEVVVITALDKVDPAVRAIKSGAAEYLVKPVAPEALQHAVRRALTTRDLLQENASLRRHVALLEAGQRLATTLDREKLATATTSALESMAAAGAIVLLERDTNLGLRAQGTRGLPVGTEDTVVAWLRDQLMDARAPRELDVLDVPFERILTFPAVEGDSVLGHAVLFYAKPQTADGAAEAAGYLVRNWALALRNLGRFAAVEDLAYIDDLTRLFNTRYLDLVLDREVQDALQRQRAFSLLFLDLDHFKSINDTHGHLVGSKLLVEAARVVKGCVRDHDVVARFGGDEYVVMLRNTDSGGALKVAERIRRTMETHQFLAREGLSLKLSTCIGVASFPEHARDKATLLDLSDRAMYRGKRGTRNVVYMAAQDLEAPPAERRQASTGT; this is encoded by the coding sequence ATGGCGCGCATCCTCCTCGTCGACGACGAAAAGATCGCCCGCACCCTCTACGGCGACTACCTCACGGGCGTGGGCCACACCGTCACCGCGGTGGGCACGCTGCAGGACGCTCGGCAGGCGCTCGCGGCGGACCGCTTCGATGCGGTGGTGACGGACCTCATCCTTCCTGGCGGCGACGGCATGGAAGTCCTCCGGCACGTGCGGGAGCGGCACCCTGGCGTGGAGGTCGTGGTCATCACCGCGCTGGACAAGGTGGACCCCGCGGTGCGCGCCATCAAGAGCGGCGCGGCGGAGTATCTGGTCAAGCCCGTGGCCCCGGAGGCGCTCCAGCACGCGGTGCGGCGCGCGCTCACCACGCGAGACCTGCTTCAGGAGAACGCCTCGCTGCGCCGTCATGTCGCGCTGCTGGAGGCCGGACAGCGACTGGCCACCACGCTGGACCGCGAGAAGCTGGCCACGGCCACCACGAGCGCGCTGGAGTCCATGGCCGCCGCGGGCGCCATCGTGCTCCTGGAGCGAGACACGAACCTGGGCCTGCGCGCCCAGGGCACGCGAGGACTCCCCGTCGGCACCGAGGACACGGTGGTGGCGTGGCTGCGCGACCAGCTCATGGATGCGCGGGCGCCTCGCGAGCTGGACGTGCTGGACGTGCCCTTCGAGCGCATCCTCACCTTCCCCGCCGTGGAGGGCGACTCGGTGCTGGGCCACGCGGTGCTCTTCTACGCGAAGCCGCAGACCGCCGACGGGGCCGCCGAGGCCGCCGGCTACCTGGTGCGCAACTGGGCCCTGGCGCTGCGCAACCTGGGCCGGTTCGCGGCGGTGGAGGACCTGGCGTACATCGACGACCTGACGCGTCTGTTCAACACGCGCTACCTGGACCTGGTGCTGGACCGCGAAGTCCAGGACGCGCTCCAGCGGCAGCGGGCCTTCAGCCTCCTCTTCCTGGACCTGGACCACTTCAAGTCCATCAACGACACGCACGGACACCTCGTCGGCTCCAAGCTGCTCGTCGAGGCGGCGCGCGTGGTGAAGGGCTGCGTGAGAGACCACGATGTCGTGGCGCGCTTCGGCGGCGACGAGTACGTGGTGATGTTGCGCAACACCGACTCGGGCGGCGCGCTCAAGGTGGCCGAGCGCATCCGCCGCACCATGGAGACACACCAGTTCCTCGCGCGCGAGGGGCTGTCGCTGAAGCTCTCCACGTGTATCGGCGTGGCCAGCTTCCCGGAGCACGCACGGGACAAGGCCACGCTGCTCGACTTGTCGGACCGGGCCATGTACCGCGGCAAGCGAGGCACGCGGAACGTCGTCTACATGGCGGCGCAGGACCTGGAGGCCCCGCCCGCCGAGCGGCGCCAGGCCTCCACCGGCACGTAG
- a CDS encoding chemotaxis protein CheW, with the protein MSPFESGRRLCLLVEAGETHYAVEATSVMEVAMPGAHGSSLRGVLEVKDLSALLGGAPEPEAGMVVVLDVSPTLAVRVRSVVEVADVARAPFFLLPPGLADSLAPLSRGAVLHKERLYLELIAEALPHRVGPRAAPAPPRPVHWAESVPERALVFESQGRLFGVPLAFVSQVVARGDAFSVLPVQSGPVAGIFPHAQVLWPICSVPALLGAPAVAEPFFLLAELAGRNVGLTATRVLGVLQRFEPDKTAGTFRVPGLAEPVLFLDLQRMFS; encoded by the coding sequence GTGTCGCCCTTTGAAAGCGGTCGCCGACTCTGCTTGCTCGTGGAAGCCGGGGAGACCCACTACGCCGTTGAAGCCACGTCTGTCATGGAAGTGGCAATGCCCGGTGCCCACGGGAGCAGCCTGCGAGGCGTGCTCGAAGTGAAGGACCTGTCGGCGCTCCTCGGCGGTGCTCCGGAGCCTGAAGCGGGGATGGTGGTGGTGCTGGATGTGAGCCCCACGCTGGCGGTGAGGGTGCGCTCGGTGGTGGAGGTGGCGGACGTCGCGCGCGCGCCGTTCTTCCTGCTGCCTCCGGGGCTGGCGGACTCGCTGGCGCCGCTGAGCCGGGGCGCGGTGCTGCACAAGGAGCGGCTGTACCTGGAGCTCATCGCGGAGGCGCTGCCGCATCGGGTGGGGCCTCGCGCGGCGCCTGCACCCCCGCGCCCCGTGCACTGGGCCGAGTCCGTGCCCGAGCGGGCGCTCGTCTTCGAGTCGCAGGGGCGACTGTTCGGTGTCCCCCTGGCCTTCGTGTCCCAGGTGGTGGCTCGGGGGGATGCCTTCAGCGTCCTGCCCGTGCAGAGCGGACCGGTGGCGGGTATCTTTCCCCATGCCCAGGTCCTGTGGCCCATCTGCTCCGTCCCCGCCCTCCTGGGTGCGCCCGCCGTGGCGGAGCCCTTCTTCCTCCTGGCGGAGCTGGCGGGGCGGAACGTGGGGCTGACGGCCACGCGGGTGCTTGGCGTCCTCCAACGCTTCGAACCGGACAAGACGGCCGGTACCTTTCGTGTCCCCGGCCTGGCGGAGCCTGTGCTGTTCCTGGACCTGCAGCGCATGTTTTCTTGA